The sequence AATTAGCTGAAGGTGCATTGATCTTAAATAAAGCGATTAACCCAGAAACTCAAGACAGTTGGGCTGAGCAAGAGCTGGCAAGATTGTTTAAAGAAGCTGAGTTTGCTTTGGTTCATGAAACCGACGAACAGCAGAAGTTTGAGTCTTTTATTCGACTCTTCTTCTACGAGTGGGGCTTCGCTGGCGATAAAGACGCGTACTTCTCTTCAGAAAACGCATTCATTGACAAAGTGCTTGAGAGAAAGAAAGGCATTCCAGTAAGCCTTGGCGCGATCTTTCTTTTTCTAGGTCGCAAGCTAGGCTTTCCTGTAGAAGGTGTCTCTTTCCCAACTCAGTTCTTGCTTAAAGTGAGCTGGTACGGGCAAGCTGCTGTCTATATTAACCCTTACAACGGTGAGTATGTTGGCGAGCAGACGTTGCGTGCATGGCTGATTGGACATGATGGCCCATTAGCTAAGCTTAAAGCGGAGCATTTAGAAGTGGCCGACCACCCAACCATTATTGGTAAGTGGCTAGCACTGCTTAAGAGTGCATTGCTAAGAGAAGAGCGTTATACGCTTGCATTGAAAT is a genomic window of Vibrio sp. ED004 containing:
- a CDS encoding SirB1 family protein, yielding MYEFFDEDFDQLELAEGALILNKAINPETQDSWAEQELARLFKEAEFALVHETDEQQKFESFIRLFFYEWGFAGDKDAYFSSENAFIDKVLERKKGIPVSLGAIFLFLGRKLGFPVEGVSFPTQFLLKVSWYGQAAVYINPYNGEYVGEQTLRAWLIGHDGPLAKLKAEHLEVADHPTIIGKWLALLKSALLREERYTLALKCTDLALTFVPDDPYEIRDRGFIYQQLDCHQVAATDYQYFIDQCPDDPASELLKSQVNVMNEKTVVVH